TGAGGTGATATTATGTCAGTAAAAAATGCAATGACAGCAGATTTTTTAAGATCAGCATATGGTGGAGAAAGTATGGCACATATGAGATATTTAGTTTGGGGAGAAAGCGCTAAAAAAGATGGTTTTCCAAATATAGGAAGACTATTTGAAGCAGTAGCTTATGCAGAAAGAGTTCATGCATCCAACCACTTTACAGTACTTAAGGAGCAAGTTGGAGACTTTACAGTGCCAGCAGGAGCAGTATTTGGTAAGACAAACATAGTAGAAAACTTACAAGGAGCTATTAACGGGGAATTACATGAAATAGAACAAATGTATCCTGTATATTTAGAAACTGCAAAATTCCAAGAGGAAAAAGATGCACAAAGATCCTTTCACTATGCAGTAGAAGCAGAAAAACAACATGCTGAATTATTTAAAAAGGCTCAAGATTTAGCAAAAGAAAACAAAGATATGGAAGATAATAAATTTTATGTGTGTCCTGTATGTGGTTTTACTATAGAGGTAGAATCATTAGATCAAGTACCAGATAAATGTCCTGTATGTGGAGTACCAAAGGATAAGTTTAAAGAATTTTAATATATAAATATAAAAAAATAGACATGGAGATTTAAATCCACATGTCTATTTTTTATATTAGTTTTGAATGTACACATTTACATATTTTAATCCCCAGTTACAGGCTTCTTTATAGGTGTCAAAGTAAACATCAATAAAGTTTCCTTTAACTGAAGTACCAGTATCAGCAGCTATTGCGTATCCATAACCTTCAACATAGAGCTTTGTTCCTAGCGGAATAACTCTTGGATCAACTGCTATAGTACTGTAACCATTTGGATTTCTTACAGCCTTTCTGCCAGAGTAAGTATAGGTATTATTTACTCCATTAACTGCCCAATAAGCAGTAGCTTTTACTCTAAGTACACCTGAGTTTGCAAAGGAATTACTAGTTCCTCTAGAAACAGGGGTAGGAGATAGAGTGCCTTGGGCTATAATTTTATCCTTGGGTTTTTTAGTAATGATTTCTTTTATTACTTTCCTTGAAGTTTCCTTGCCATTCTCATAAACTACATTTGTAGTAATTTGTTTTTCTCCCTTTTCTCCTTCTTGCAAAACCTTTTTTTGAGATTTTAACATACTAGTATCATTTTTAACTACAGTGTTAAAATTAACAGGAGCGGACAGAGTAATGGTCTTTTTTTCAACCCTAGTTATATCTACTTTCATACCATCAGTTAGGGCTGTATTTTTTGTTGGTAAAACTTTATCATCAGAGCCTAAAACTATTTTTTCTGCCTTTAACATCGATGCAACATCTTTTTCTGCAGATTTTATAGCTAGTTCCTTGTTGTCTACATTAATTTTTACATTTACAGCTCTTCTAATATTTATAACATCTTTATTAGATAGTTTACTATCCATATCTTTATCAATTTTGTCCTTTGGATTTAATTTAATATTTTCTTTATCTAAGAAACTTTGGACATTACTTTGATAAGTTGTAAATTTCTTTTCCTCTCCATCTATTGCTAAAGTTACAGTTTTTCTAGATAGAGCAACAAAAGTAGTTATAACAATTACAGATAGTAACACAAGAATTTGAGCTGTGGATTTTTTGCTATTATTTCTCTTGAAAAAATCTTTTAAATTAGAAATCATAGTCATCTCCTCTCTACATTTGTGCTGTGGAAAGAATAAAGTCAAATCTTAAATCTGCAAACCTCCATATTACATAATTTTAATATTAATCATATGAAGTAAAAAACATTTTTATGTAAGTTTTATTTTCAGCTAATTATTTTGAGTAAAAAGCAAAACTATTATGGCGATAATTATATCACTGAGAGAAATAAAATACAAGGCATAATATGGGAAAGCTTGGTAAAAAGCTAGAAACTCAAGAAAAACTAAGTATTTATAAAATAATTTAATAGGAAAGTTAAATTTTAAAGAAAGAATAAGGGATGATATTTTTATGGATTTATTGATTTATTGATTTATTGGATAAGAAATGTTGAAATAATAGATTATATGCACACATATGTAGAATAGTGATATAATAAAATAAAAAACTTTTGCGCAGTATAAAAAAATTACGAAGTAATTTTTTTAACAGAGGACAGAGGACAATTGACATAGGACAATGAAGGAAGATTTTCCTCCGCTTTGCTACAGAAAATCTTTAATTTTATAATATAATTGAAAATTGAAAGTTGAAAATTGAAAATGATAGACATTTTTTCTTCATTGTCATTACGAAAAAATTTTAATTTTATAAAATCTGATGAGATTTAAAATAAATTAATCTTTATATAATAATTTATTTTATTTATTTGTTAAATAAAAACTTTTGATTTTAATTTTTGTAGAAACTGAAGTTATGTTTAGCAAAGCTTTAACAAGCCATCAATAAAAATGTAAATGTAGATATAATTGAGAATGGAGAAAAGTTGTCAATCATTCTCCACTTTCCATTCTCCATTTTCAATTATAACTAATAAGATTAAAGATTTTCTGACGTAAGGAAGAAAATCATCCTAAATTGTTCATTATTCATTATTCCTTGTTCATTAATAAAAATTTTGTTACGCAAAATTTTTATTTTACGGATTAAGTTTAAGGAAGTGAGATTTTGAAAAAAATATATAAAATTATATTTCCTATATTAATAATTGTCTTTGTCTTACCGGGGTTTTTAAACCAATCTCATTCAAAAAGTGAAAAAGAATCTTCTATTCCAATATTTATGTATCATTCTATATCAGAAAATGAAAAAGGATTATTTAAAGTACCAGAGGATAATTTTTATAAACAAATGAAATATCTTAAAGATAATGGCTATAATACATTATCTTTGGACGAGCTGTATGATCATTTAACAAATAATATACCTTTTTTAGATAAATCTGTAGTCATAACTTTTGATGATGGGTATAGTGATAATTACAAAAATGCTTACCCTATATTAAAAGAATTTGGACTTAGAGCGACTATTTTTACTATAACAGATTATATAGAAGGAAGTTCTTATTTTATGAACTCAGATCAGTTAAAAGAGGTAGCCTTAAATGGAATAGATATAGAAAGTCATACTACTAATCATTCAAAATTAGATAAGCTATCAAAAGAAGATAGAGCAAGAAATTTACGGGAATCTAAAAATACCATTGAAAAACTACTAGATAAGGAGGTTAAATATATAGCGTATCCTTTTGGAAAATATAATAAAGAAGTAATAGAAGATTTGAAAGAAGAAGGATATAAAATGGCATTTACCACTAAAAGAGGTATTGCAAATAGCAACAATGGATTGTATGAATTAAAAAGGGTTTTTATAAGCGGATATACAAATATAAAAAAATTTAAAAGAAAAATAGAAAACTAAAAGAGCAAATTTAAGTAGTATGTATTGAATTTATGGAAATAGCTAATAAATGCTAAGAATTATTTTTTTAAATAAAAATAATTTACAAAGTTAGTTAAAAAGTATAAAATAAATCAAACAAGATTTTCTGAATTGAATGGGGAGAAGGTATAATGAATGAAGCAAAGAAAATAAAATATCAATTAACAATATTAATTATATTTTTCCTAATTTATAATATAGCCATTATATACGAAAATAATTACTGGGGAAATATACTTTCTCCAGTAATAGCTTTTTTAACATCTTATTTTCTTATTATAATATCTAAAAAAATTGATATCTATAAGAATAATTGGATGTTATTAGCACTATCTTGTTTGAGTTGGGGTATATGTGATTTGTTATGGGGAATCTATGATTTGATATTTAAAATTAATCCAGAAAATATAGATTTATTTATGTATATATACATAATACCTAATTTGTTTATTATATCTACTGTAATATTATATTTTATAAAAAATATAAAAAAATTAGAGTATGTACAACTTATTGTAGATACAACCACCACGCTAATATTAATGTTAAGTTTTTTTTGGATATTGATTTTAGGAGAACAATTTGAATTTATATTGAGCAATATATATGAGTTAACAACCTTTTTATACATAGCTACGGACTTTATTTCATTGAGTATTATTTATATAATGTTTATTTCTATAAGAAGCAAAAAAAAATCTGTAACAAATATCTTAATAGTTTTAGGAATAATTGTATATACAATATCAGAGTTACTATATGTGCATCAAAAATTAATGGGTGTTTATATTCCTAATTCCATTTTAGATGGACTATTTATGCTTACATTTATTTTATTTGCTATAGCAGGTGCTTATAAATTATTATATGAAAAACAATATATAGAAGAAAGTTTTAATTTACCAGACAATATAGATAATAATAAAAAAGGTAGACTAATATTATTAATTCCATTAATAATGTTGTTTATGTTACATAAGTTAGATATTCAATGGATAATTTTTTTTACAGGTATAATTTTAATACATAAAGTTTTAAGTTCTTATGTGAAAATTTCAACTTATAATAAATATATGCTTGATAAAGAAATAGAAATAAATGATTTACTTGAAAAAAAGATTGAAGAAAGAACAAAGGAATTAATAAAGGCAAATGATAGGCTTAAAGTATTATCTCAGCAGGATGTACTTACTAATTTATATAATAGAAGATATTTTATGAAAAAAATAGACGAGATGATTTTAACCAAAAAAACAGATGAAACAATAGTTGTTTTTTATATGGATTTAAATGGTTTTAAGATTATTAATGATTCCTATGGACATGATATGGGAGATAAGGTTTTATTAGAAGTTTCAAATAGATTGGAATCTTTTATACCCGATGATGCTATTTTAGCTCGTTTAGGTGGAGATGAATTTATAATTGCGAGAAAAGGAGTTTGGGATTTAATTGAAATACAAGATTTTGTAGAAGAAATGGCTAGTTTATATGAGAAACCTATTATTATTGAACCTTATAAATTTAAGGTATCTTTTAGTGTAGGTATTGCTATGTGTGCAGAAGATAATTTAGACAGGAACACTTTAATAAAAAATGCAGATGTTGCCATGTATTATGCAAAAGAAGATCTAAATAAGATGTATGTATTTTATGATAAGAATTTAAGTAGAAAAGTAGAAAGAAAGAATAAACTAGAATTACTTCTGAAAAATGCGGTGTTTGATGAAGAATTTGAAATACATTATCAACCACAGTTTAATAGCAATACAAAAGAAATTATTGGAGTAGAAGCATTAATAAGATGGAATAGTCCTTTGGAGGGGATTATTTCACCAGTGGAGTTTATACCTATTGCAGAAACATGTGGAATAATTGTTGACATAGGATACTGGGTTATGAAAAATGCAATTAAGCAAGTATCTTATTGGAATAAATATAATAATATGAATTTAAGAGTAGCTATTAATGTATCTCCCAAACAAATTAACAGTTTAGATTTTATTAAAAATTTAAAAACAATTATACAGCATAATGAAATAGATCCTAAATTAATAGATATAGAAATTACTGAAAATATAGAATTAACTCAAGAAGGTGTAATAAAAGAAGTTTTAGAAGAATTAGCTTGTATAGGTGTTAAGATATCTATTGATGATTTTGGAACAGGTTATTCATCATTGAGTTATATTAAAAGATTTCATATTGACAGGTTAAAAATAGCCAAAGAGTTAGTAGATAATATATCTTCAGATTCAGTTAACTTGAAAGTGGTTAAGGCAATTATTATGATAGCTAAAACAATGAATATTAAAACTATAGCAGAAGGGGTTGAAGATGAATTTCAACTTCAAAAATTAATTGAACTAGGTTGTGATGAAATCCAGGGATACATATGGGACAAGCCTTTAAAAATAAAAGAGTTTGAGAAAAAGTATTTGAGTAAAACAGGGAGGGTTATTGATTTTTTATAAAATTAATAACCCTCCCTGTTTACTTAGTTATCATCGTTCCAACATTCAACCTTGCCTAATCCTTTAATATTACTAGCTTTAAATACAGGATTATTACTTTCTTTTAATTGTTTTACATAATCATTAAAGGTAGCAAAGGCAATTGGTCCAAGTTTGGAAATTACAATTAAGTTTATAACTGCCATGGTACCCATAAATACATCTGCAGCATCCCATATTAGTCCAAACTTTGCAATAGAACCTAAAAATACCATAACTAACACAAATATTCTATAAGCTGTTAAGAATCCAGAACTTGACTCTATAAATTCAATATTAGATTCTCCATAATAATAATTACCTATTATAGAGCTATAGGAAAATAACAAAATACAAATTGCTAAAAAGTATTTCCCCAGTTACCTACTTGTAAGCTAAGAGCTGCCTGAGTAAGTTGTACACCTTCTAGATCAGCAGCACCAGGAGTATTAAGTATTCCTGATAATAGTATTATAAAGGCAGTAGTACTACATACCAAAATAGTATCTACATATACACCTAAAGTTTGAATAAGACCTTGTTTAGCTGGGTGAGATGTATCAGCAGTAGCTGCAGCGTTAGGAACACTACCCATACCAGCTTCGTTAGAGAATAATCCTCTTCTTACACCGTTCATTATAGCAGCACCAAGAGTACCACCGAAAGCTGCTTTAACTCCAAAGGCATTGGCAAATATCATACCAAACATATGAGGAACTAAAGTAATATTTTTAATCATAATAAACAAAGCAACAAGAATATAAAGACTAGCCATAATTGGAACTATAGTAGCAGAAACATTGGCAATTCTTTTAACTCCACCAAAGATTACATAGCCTGTTACTATAAATAAGACAATTCCTATATATAATGGTTTAATGTTAAATGCTTTTGTAAAAGAACTAGCTATTGTATTAGCTTGTACAGAATTGAAAATAAAACCAAAAGTAACTGCGGTAAGTATTGAGAAGAATACGCCTAATTTTCTTTTACCTAAAGCTTGTTCAATATAATAAGCGGGTCCTCCTCTAAAAGTATCTCCATCTTTAACTTTGTAGATTTGACCTAGTGTACTTTCTACAAAACTTGTAGCACCACCTATTAAGGCAATTACCCACATCCAAAATACCGCTCCAGGGCCACCAGCTGCTATAGCAACTGCAACACCGGCAATATTACCAGTACCTATACGAGAAGCGGCAGAAATACAGAAAGCTTTAAAAGGGGTGATACCTTTTTTATCACCTACTCCATCTGCGGATTCAGTCATAAGTTTAAACATATGACCAATTAATCTAAACTGGCCAAATTTGATTTTAAAAGTAAAATAAATACCAAGTCCTATTAGTAATACTATTAGAACGTAGGAATACAGCCAGTCATTTAAAAGACTGATAAGTTGTTCTAAACTTTGCATTAAAATTCCCCCTCGATATAATATATAGATTTTAAACTTAAATGTACAAGATATACATTATAAAGTTAAAAACACATCCATTATATTATAACTTATTATGATATATTTTGATAGAATGTTTTTTGCGTATTTCATAAATTTTAATATTCTGAAGAGATATATAGGGAAAATATATAAGAAAGGAGGGTAGTAGGTTATTTAAAGTACATATTTATGTTATTTTTAATTAACAAATATTTAGTAATTTACTTAATTGGGGAGGTTACTATAAAGCTATAAAGCTAGAGGGGACGGTTAATGAATTTAATCTAAAATATAACTAGTAAAAAGATGATGAGAAATCCTAAGTTAGTATATACACTGACTTAGGATTTTTTATAAAGTATAAAAGTAAAAAATTCCAGAAGTTTAGCATTTGAATTTTTTTAGGGCGGTTAGCCCGTTGATTTATAAGATTTAATAAAGAATAATTAGAAATGTTGTATTTTCCGATTTTTACTGGAAATTATAGAGAAAAAATTTGCATAATAAAAGCATCCTTTTTATAATAGTTTTGCGACAAACTCAATAAAAAGGATGCTGATAAAATGAACAAAAGTTATTTAAAACAATTACTCACTTATATTAATAAAGTATATGATATTGGCGAAAAAATCAAGACCTTAAAAGATAAAAAAGTAAAATCACCAGTAAAAATTTCAACAATTACCTTTGTGGTGTTATTTGGATTTATGCTTCAGATAAGAAGTTTCAATAGATTAGAACATTGGCTTAAAAAAGGTAAATTTAAAAAAGTATTACCTAAAAAAACTAAAATGCTACGCATTGATGCCGTTAGGCGTTCTTTAAGTGAGTTTGATTTAGATGGATTAAAAGAAATGCATAAACATATAATAAAAACTACTGTAAAAAATAAAGTGTTTAGAAGTGGCACTATAGATGGTTTAAAAGTAGTCGCTATAGATGGTGTAGAACTATTTGAGAGTACCAAAAAATGTTGTGACAAATGTCTTTCTAGAGTTTGTAAAGATGGACTTACTCATTATTTTCACAGATCAGTGGTATGTTCAACCGTAGGTTCAGATCCACATATTATTTTAGGACAAGAAATGCTTGAACCTAAAAAAGATAGTTCAGATAAAGATGAAGGTGAACTCACAGGTGGTAAGCGTCTAATTAAAAAGTTATATAAAGAGCATCATCATTTTACAGATATTATAGTAGCTGACGCTTTATATTGTAAATCTACTTGGATTAAAGAAGTACTTTCCATAGGGATGGATGCAGTAGTAAGGGTTAAAGAGGAACGACTTAATATTGTAAAGGATGCATTAGCCTTATTTAAATGCCGTCAGGCAAATAAAGAATGGATAGTTAATAAGGGAAGTAAAAGCTATATAAAGATACAAGCTTGGGATGAAGATAATTTTGAAATGGCTGATTCAGAAATAAAAGTAAGGTTTATAAAATTTGTAGAAGAAATTTATAACGGAGATAAATCGGAAATTAAAGAAACCTGGATTATAACAACAGATAAATTTACGTCAGCAGAAACTTTATGGAAAATAATACATAAGAGATGGGATATTGAAAACAATACTTTTCATCAATTAAAAACAGAATGGCATTTAGACCATTGTTTTCTTCATAGCCCTACGGGCGTAGAAACTGTATTAATGTTTATAATAATAGCATTCAATTTAATGCAATTATACTTTTTTAAATGCATACGAAATTTTAGAAAGAAGCATATGCTTCAAGTAGACATAATTGAAGATATAAGAGATGAAAGGCTTACTATAGAAGATAATTGGGATAATCCACTGTTTGTAAAAACCTAATCTAAAAATAAAACTGGAAATTCTTTATTAAAGTTTCTTGGGGTAAGGGGAAGTGTAGCTATTTTTACGACCTATCGGTCTAATACCTTACCAGCTCTTTAAGTAAGTGTAAAAAAATACAATTCCAGTAAAAATAAAATTTTTACTGGAATTTTGGTGCTAAACTTCTGTAATATATTTAAAATTATTGATAAAATTAGCAACCATATGTATAATTATTATGAATTAAATATTGAGATAATAAGATAGTAAATAGGTTTAAAGTAATAATAAGAATCATTATTTTAATTAATAGGGAAACAGGTGAGAATCCTGCACGGTTCCGCCGCTGTGATGGGGAATTTTTTCAAAATATGCCACTGGATTTATCTAGGAAGGTTTGGAAAAATAATGAACCTAAGTCAGAATACCTGCCTATTTAATGAACTATAACTCTACGAAGGATAGGGGGGGCGTTCATAGGAGGGTATTTACTTATCTAAAATGGATAGTTAAACCTCTTGACAAAAGTCAAGAGGCTTTTTAGTGCGCCCAGCATGGGCGTAATCTTAAGGGTGAAAGTCCCTAACACGCCCTAGTAGTGGTAAGTGTATAGCTTAAGACAAGGGTGTCCATCGTGAGGTGGAATTTGAAGGAAGTCGGCGGCAAATCTCTGGTCTGACGGACAGAAATCACATACAAGGCAGTACCTATGGGTAAGGTTGCTAAACAAACTGAAGCCCGATAACTACTCGAGAATAGGTAATGTAAATGTGGCAGATAGATGGAGAGAAAGATTATGCTCTTACCTGGGGAGGTCTTAGATATACATTGTGGAAATGAATTTAGAAGCAATAACCTATGTAGTGATACATAACTGAAATCTAAGAAGTCAGCAGATGTCATAGTACTCTTGCTATTCGCGAAAGCGAGAGGAAGGACTGAACGATAGGAGGTTTTGAAACTTTGAAAAACACAAAGAAATGTGATGAAAGCAGACAACTTCATATAGAAGGTTACTTACAGAAAGATAGAGTGGAACTCGAAGAATATGTAGGAGCGCCTAGCATTTCATTGACGTTAGATAAGAAACAGAACGCTGAAATTAAATATGTAAGTGGATTGCTTGAGAAGATTATAGATAGAAACAATCTAAATCAAGCCTTTAAAAGGGTTAAAGCTAATAAAGGAAGTCATGGAATTGATGGTATGGAAGTAGATGGACTTCTACAATATCTAAAAGAAAATGTCGATAGCCTTAGGCAATCTATATTGGAAGGGAGTTATAAACCCAACCCAGTTAGACGTGTAGAAATACCAAAACAAGATGGTAAGAAACGTCCACTAGGAATTCCTACGGCAGTTGACCGAGTGATACAACAAGCAATCGCTCAAGTTTTAAGCCCAATATTTGAAGAGAAATTTTCAGAGAATAGTTATGGATTTAGACCTAGTAGAAGTGCTCATCAAGCAATCTTAAAATGCAAAGAGTACATGGATAATGGATATAAATGGGCTGTAGATATAGATTTAGAAAAATATTTTGATACAGTAAACCATGATAAATTAATAGGCTTAGTCTATAAAGAAATTAAGGATATTAGAGTGATATCTTTAATAAGAAAATATCTACAAGCAGGTGTGATGATAAATGGAGTAATAAACTCTACTGAAAAAGGTGTGCCTCAAGGTGGAAATTTATCACCATTACTTAGCAATATCATGTTAAATGAACTTGATAAAGAGCTAGAAAAACGAGAATTGAATTTTTGTAGATATGCTGATGATTGTAATATATATGTAAAATCAAGAAAAGCAGCAATAAGAGTAATGGAAAACATAACTAGGTTCATAGAAGAAGACTTAAAACTTAAAGTAAACAAAGAGAAAAGCAAGGTCGATAGACCATGGAAATTAAAGTATTTAGGATTCTCATTTTATAACAAGAAAGGTGAAATGGGAATAAGAGTACATAATAAATCAATAGAGAAATTAAAAGCTACGCTTAAGAAGATTACTAGTAGAAGTAATGCGATGAGCATGGAATATCGTGCAATAAAATTACGACAAATGATGACAGGTTGGATTAACTACTTTAAGTTAGCAGATTTAAAAAGTACTCTAAGAGAATTGGATGGTTGGCTAAGAAGAAGGCTACGCCTATGTTATTGGAAACAATGGAAGAAAATCAAAACTAAACATGACAATTTAGTCAAATTAGGGGTGAATAACTTTAAAGCATGGGAATATGCAAATA
This window of the Clostridium cochlearium genome carries:
- a CDS encoding rubrerythrin family protein, whose protein sequence is MSVKNAMTADFLRSAYGGESMAHMRYLVWGESAKKDGFPNIGRLFEAVAYAERVHASNHFTVLKEQVGDFTVPAGAVFGKTNIVENLQGAINGELHEIEQMYPVYLETAKFQEEKDAQRSFHYAVEAEKQHAELFKKAQDLAKENKDMEDNKFYVCPVCGFTIEVESLDQVPDKCPVCGVPKDKFKEF
- a CDS encoding 3D domain-containing protein, producing MISNLKDFFKRNNSKKSTAQILVLLSVIVITTFVALSRKTVTLAIDGEEKKFTTYQSNVQSFLDKENIKLNPKDKIDKDMDSKLSNKDVINIRRAVNVKINVDNKELAIKSAEKDVASMLKAEKIVLGSDDKVLPTKNTALTDGMKVDITRVEKKTITLSAPVNFNTVVKNDTSMLKSQKKVLQEGEKGEKQITTNVVYENGKETSRKVIKEIITKKPKDKIIAQGTLSPTPVSRGTSNSFANSGVLRVKATAYWAVNGVNNTYTYSGRKAVRNPNGYSTIAVDPRVIPLGTKLYVEGYGYAIAADTGTSVKGNFIDVYFDTYKEACNWGLKYVNVYIQN
- a CDS encoding polysaccharide deacetylase family protein, with amino-acid sequence MKKIYKIIFPILIIVFVLPGFLNQSHSKSEKESSIPIFMYHSISENEKGLFKVPEDNFYKQMKYLKDNGYNTLSLDELYDHLTNNIPFLDKSVVITFDDGYSDNYKNAYPILKEFGLRATIFTITDYIEGSSYFMNSDQLKEVALNGIDIESHTTNHSKLDKLSKEDRARNLRESKNTIEKLLDKEVKYIAYPFGKYNKEVIEDLKEEGYKMAFTTKRGIANSNNGLYELKRVFISGYTNIKKFKRKIEN
- a CDS encoding putative bifunctional diguanylate cyclase/phosphodiesterase, which codes for MNEAKKIKYQLTILIIFFLIYNIAIIYENNYWGNILSPVIAFLTSYFLIIISKKIDIYKNNWMLLALSCLSWGICDLLWGIYDLIFKINPENIDLFMYIYIIPNLFIISTVILYFIKNIKKLEYVQLIVDTTTTLILMLSFFWILILGEQFEFILSNIYELTTFLYIATDFISLSIIYIMFISIRSKKKSVTNILIVLGIIVYTISELLYVHQKLMGVYIPNSILDGLFMLTFILFAIAGAYKLLYEKQYIEESFNLPDNIDNNKKGRLILLIPLIMLFMLHKLDIQWIIFFTGIILIHKVLSSYVKISTYNKYMLDKEIEINDLLEKKIEERTKELIKANDRLKVLSQQDVLTNLYNRRYFMKKIDEMILTKKTDETIVVFYMDLNGFKIINDSYGHDMGDKVLLEVSNRLESFIPDDAILARLGGDEFIIARKGVWDLIEIQDFVEEMASLYEKPIIIEPYKFKVSFSVGIAMCAEDNLDRNTLIKNADVAMYYAKEDLNKMYVFYDKNLSRKVERKNKLELLLKNAVFDEEFEIHYQPQFNSNTKEIIGVEALIRWNSPLEGIISPVEFIPIAETCGIIVDIGYWVMKNAIKQVSYWNKYNNMNLRVAINVSPKQINSLDFIKNLKTIIQHNEIDPKLIDIEITENIELTQEGVIKEVLEELACIGVKISIDDFGTGYSSLSYIKRFHIDRLKIAKELVDNISSDSVNLKVVKAIIMIAKTMNIKTIAEGVEDEFQLQKLIELGCDEIQGYIWDKPLKIKEFEKKYLSKTGRVIDFL
- a CDS encoding transposase — its product is MNKSYLKQLLTYINKVYDIGEKIKTLKDKKVKSPVKISTITFVVLFGFMLQIRSFNRLEHWLKKGKFKKVLPKKTKMLRIDAVRRSLSEFDLDGLKEMHKHIIKTTVKNKVFRSGTIDGLKVVAIDGVELFESTKKCCDKCLSRVCKDGLTHYFHRSVVCSTVGSDPHIILGQEMLEPKKDSSDKDEGELTGGKRLIKKLYKEHHHFTDIIVADALYCKSTWIKEVLSIGMDAVVRVKEERLNIVKDALALFKCRQANKEWIVNKGSKSYIKIQAWDEDNFEMADSEIKVRFIKFVEEIYNGDKSEIKETWIITTDKFTSAETLWKIIHKRWDIENNTFHQLKTEWHLDHCFLHSPTGVETVLMFIIIAFNLMQLYFFKCIRNFRKKHMLQVDIIEDIRDERLTIEDNWDNPLFVKT
- the ltrA gene encoding group II intron reverse transcriptase/maturase gives rise to the protein MKNTKKCDESRQLHIEGYLQKDRVELEEYVGAPSISLTLDKKQNAEIKYVSGLLEKIIDRNNLNQAFKRVKANKGSHGIDGMEVDGLLQYLKENVDSLRQSILEGSYKPNPVRRVEIPKQDGKKRPLGIPTAVDRVIQQAIAQVLSPIFEEKFSENSYGFRPSRSAHQAILKCKEYMDNGYKWAVDIDLEKYFDTVNHDKLIGLVYKEIKDIRVISLIRKYLQAGVMINGVINSTEKGVPQGGNLSPLLSNIMLNELDKELEKRELNFCRYADDCNIYVKSRKAAIRVMENITRFIEEDLKLKVNKEKSKVDRPWKLKYLGFSFYNKKGEMGIRVHNKSIEKLKATLKKITSRSNAMSMEYRAIKLRQMMTGWINYFKLADLKSTLRELDGWLRRRLRLCYWKQWKKIKTKHDNLVKLGVNNFKAWEYANTRKGYWRISNSPVLDTTLSNNYLKEQGFITLTESYLRFR